The nucleotide window TCAAGTAACGGACACAGAGGAAGAACTCCTCAATGTTACAGTCGAGGGTGATGAAGAGGAACTTGATGATTTAAGTGAAGAGGATGTTCGCCTCTATATCGATTTTGACGAACTGGATGATGAGAATCTGGATGAAGGCGATGAAGCGTCGTATGAAATGCAGCTGGAAGTCGAAGGGCCAAGCAACTTTATGTATGAGCCGGAGATGGAAAGTGTGGAAGTGGAAATAACAAATCCCGAAGATAGTGAATAGCCTAAATCAGAGCAATGGCAGTCCGGACTTTCAGTCTGTTAACAGGATTTTTGAACAACCTCTATTGAAAAGGTAGCCAGAAGGAGCGATACGATTATGGGTAAGTACTTTGGTACTGATGGAGTAAGAGGTGTAGCAAATACCGAACTTACGCCCGAGCTTGCATTTAAGCTCGGGCGTGCAGGTGGTTATGTATTGGCGAACGGCCATAGGTCCCCAAAAGTTGTGATCGGCCGTGATACTCGGATTTCCGGAGGAATGTTGGAGGGCGCCCTTATTGCAGGCCTTCTTTCCATCGGAGCAGAAGTCATGCGTTTAGGCGTCATTACTACCCCCGGTGTTTCTTATCTTACAAAAGCAATCAGTGCTGACGCCGGTATCATGATTTCGGCTTCGCATAACCCCATGGAGGATAATGGGATCAAGTTTTTCGGAGCCGACGGATTTAAACTGTCCAGTACCCAAGAAGCAGAGACAGAGGCATTAATTGACCGGGAAACGGATATTCCTCGTCCGACAGGCGCTGAACTGGGAAGTGTCAGTGACTACTATGAAGGGGTGCAGAAATATATTCAGTTTTTAAAGCAAACGGTTGACGAAGATTTTATGGATTTGCATGTTGCCCTTGATTGTGCACATGGGGCAGCCTCTTCGGTAGCGCCGAGATTGTTCGCGGATCTGGATGCCGAAATCTCAACGATGGGAAACAACCCTGACGGCACAAACATTAATGTAGACGTCGGCTCCACGAAGCCGGAGCAACTCGTCAACCTCGTCAAAGAGAAAAAAGCAGACATTGGTTTGGCTTTCGATGGCGATGCGGATCGACTCATTGCTGTTGATGAAAAAGGAAATATCGTTGATGGAGATAAAATTCTTTACATTTGCGGCCGTTTCATGAAAGAAGAAGGACTGCTGGCCCATCATACGGTTGTGACCACAGTCATGAGCAACCTGGGGTTATACAAAGCCTTTAAAGATATGGACATTGTCGCAAAAAAGACCGCAGTAGGCGACAAGTACGTCATGGAGGAAATGCGCCGGGGAGGTTACAGTCTAGGCGGCGAGCAATCGGGCCATATTATATTTCTCGATTATGTCAAAACAGGCGATGGTCTGTTAACAGCTTTGCAACTCGTGAATATTATGAAAGTAAAAGATAAAACCTTATCGGAACTCGCTGCAAATGTTGAGAAATACCCGCAACGCTTGGAAAATGTTCGAGTGATAGATAAAGATGCAGTCGAAGAAAATGAAGCCGTGCAAGCAGTGATTGCCGATGTGGAGAAACGCATGGCGGGCAATGGACGGGTACTCGTACGCCCCTCCGGCACCGAAGCCCTCGTGCGTGTCATGGTTGAGGCAGAGACCGAAACGCTTTGCCAAGATTATGTGGAGGAGATCACTGCTGTCATTTGGGAGCAGTTAGGCAGTCATCTGTAAGGGCTGCCAACGTATGGCTTTCTTTTGACGAATGTTTGGTACATGTAGTAAGCTGACGTTGGTTTTATGATTGGAAAAGAAAGGGGGATCGAAGGAGCAAAAATATTGAATGGATACATCCATTCAACAAGCGCCCGGACTGTTTTTGGACGGAATTAAAAACAGTTGACGAGGAGGAGGTTCATCGAAACATCGGCGGATACCTCCCGGTTTTCGCGGCACAACCGTAAGCTTGAGCCCAAAACGAGGGGGCGACTCCTGGCACAAAGGCGAAAGCAGTGACCGCAACAACATGAAGAGCGGGGCAAGGAATGGCCTGCCCCGGCTTGGCATGCCTTGTCTCGCGTAAACGGAGGCATCAGGTAATGTGTGGAATTGTAGGATATATCGGGACAGAAAGTGTAAAGGATATTTTGTTAAAAGGCCTTCAGAAACTTGAGTACCGCGGGTATGATTCGGCAGGTCTTGCCATCGTGGATGAACAACGGGAAGACGTACAGCTCGTTAAGGAAAAAGGGCGAATTGCGACGTTACGGAAAGAAGTGGAGAAAACCAATCCCGAGGGAACATGCGGAATCGGACATACGCGTTGGGCGACTCACGGCGTACCGAGTGCTCGAAATGCCCACCCCCATCAGAGTGCAAGTAGACGTTTTACGCTCGTTCACAATGGAGTGATTGAAAACTACGAAAGCCTCAAAGAAGAATATCTCTATGATGTTGACCTAAGAAGCGATACGGATACGGAAGTCATTATACAGATCATTGAGCGTTTTGTATTCGATGGC belongs to Salicibibacter cibi and includes:
- the glmM gene encoding phosphoglucosamine mutase, with product MGKYFGTDGVRGVANTELTPELAFKLGRAGGYVLANGHRSPKVVIGRDTRISGGMLEGALIAGLLSIGAEVMRLGVITTPGVSYLTKAISADAGIMISASHNPMEDNGIKFFGADGFKLSSTQEAETEALIDRETDIPRPTGAELGSVSDYYEGVQKYIQFLKQTVDEDFMDLHVALDCAHGAASSVAPRLFADLDAEISTMGNNPDGTNINVDVGSTKPEQLVNLVKEKKADIGLAFDGDADRLIAVDEKGNIVDGDKILYICGRFMKEEGLLAHHTVVTTVMSNLGLYKAFKDMDIVAKKTAVGDKYVMEEMRRGGYSLGGEQSGHIIFLDYVKTGDGLLTALQLVNIMKVKDKTLSELAANVEKYPQRLENVRVIDKDAVEENEAVQAVIADVEKRMAGNGRVLVRPSGTEALVRVMVEAETETLCQDYVEEITAVIWEQLGSHL